From the genome of Thermoflexus hugenholtzii, one region includes:
- a CDS encoding metal-dependent hydrolase gives MTVMAHAAAGVVAAYVIQRAAHQPFHLGVAGLAALLSGLPDLDLLWGWWRRRRAGGEGHNPHHALWTHTPLFWGIWGLCLAWAFHLPVALVLGLALVHLLLDSLGTDDGIMWLWPWRRRQYALWPRDLHTAGVRGLAFYRRYYRQPLFLALELSLLVLAGAVVAHELVSIP, from the coding sequence ATGACCGTGATGGCCCATGCGGCGGCCGGCGTGGTGGCCGCGTATGTCATCCAGCGCGCCGCCCATCAGCCCTTCCACCTGGGCGTGGCGGGTCTGGCGGCCCTGCTCAGCGGGCTGCCCGACCTGGATCTCCTGTGGGGCTGGTGGCGCCGGCGTCGGGCCGGGGGCGAAGGCCATAATCCCCACCACGCCCTCTGGACCCACACTCCATTGTTCTGGGGGATCTGGGGTCTTTGCCTGGCCTGGGCTTTCCACCTGCCGGTCGCCCTGGTGCTCGGGCTGGCCCTCGTGCATCTGCTGCTGGACAGCCTGGGGACCGACGATGGGATCATGTGGCTGTGGCCGTGGCGGCGGCGGCAGTATGCCCTCTGGCCTCGGGACCTCCACACTGCCGGGGTGCGGGGGCTGGCCTTCTATCGCCGCTATTACCGGCAGCCTCTTTTCCTTGCGCTGGAGCTCTCCTTGCTGGTGCTGGCCGGGGCCGTCGTGGCCCATGAGCTGGTCTCCATACCCTGA